The DNA region TATTTATCGAAAATCTCCTGGTAAAGGGCCAGGGCCTCCTTCAGCTTTTCCTCCTCCTCCAGGGTCGAGGCCAGCCCGAACTCGGCATCCGTGATGTGTTTTCCCGCGGGGTAGCGGGCCATGTATGTACGCCATGCCCGCTCGGCCTCCTTAGCCTTTCCCTGCGTCTGAAGAACGGCGGCAATCTGGAAATAGGCGTCATCAACGAGGGGGCTCGCCGGATATTGGTCTATGAGGATCCTGTATTCCAGGAGCGATTGGTCAAAGTTGAGAAGCTCAAAATAGCATGCCGCTATTTGAAACTGATATTTGTCGTCATCCACTACCGTATCGAAATCGGAGATAAGTTTCTGATATTGGACAATGGCCAGTTGACAATTATCCAGCTTCTGCTTGAAAATCTCGGCAAGCGCCAGCCTGCTTTCCAAGGATCTTTTTCCATCCGGAAACCGGTCCAGCAGTTCACGGTAGTCGCTGACGGCATCCTGGTAGCGGCTCTGGTACACCTGATAGATAGTACCCCT from Deltaproteobacteria bacterium includes:
- a CDS encoding tetratricopeptide repeat protein; this translates as MKEGPVRDMKSIPWDTGSKTTLLVFLVLAIILLFGFSSCSSRSREEALFKEAMAALDQGLDGAAVEYLTQFLVRYPKSELVEEALYQRGTIYQVYQSRYQDAVSDYRELLDRFPDGKRSLESRLALAEIFKQKLDNCQLAIVQYQKLISDFDTVVDDDKYQFQIAACYFELLNFDQSLLEYRILIDQYPASPLVDDAYFQIAAVLQTQGKAKEAERAWRTYMARYPAGKHITDAEFGLASTLEEEEKLKEALALYQEIFDKYDNKEAISWRIERVRDRLKARKR